From a single Paenibacillus sp. FSL W8-0426 genomic region:
- a CDS encoding pentapeptide repeat-containing protein produces the protein MHQVELWQQFLEQEALPWRNAKIRELHEYYTANRGEIREGLVPLFGALCENIKLQQARGELGDCSTIHVSLMRTRLSQGDPAYMLHASDRRRESEVPLSGFLYDAGWIYRFMNEWFEACELGRRRYMNRIDQAALDSWQAGQLYPFHVYMVHAVRHAMEPIRTLDSFEGIRKDGHFEVRVGEYLDHDVTESVYRVNRIQRSSITCKGWLESRLPSEYIYEHIAGVDLQHGNYAELDFNYARFEEADLSGSHFEGASLLGTRFERCRCMQADYGQTLLFDADFRECDLTGARFDGALGGRDSFVETHGLVYGIHGVLFQGANLSHATFRYARIAGDFAGAILEGTDFTGADLSGSRMLAQDRFRVGLTPEQRASVEWIEA, from the coding sequence ATGCATCAGGTAGAACTATGGCAGCAATTTCTGGAGCAAGAAGCACTGCCGTGGCGGAATGCCAAAATACGCGAGCTGCATGAATATTATACGGCGAACAGAGGCGAGATCAGGGAAGGTCTCGTTCCGTTATTCGGCGCGTTATGTGAGAATATCAAACTTCAGCAGGCACGCGGAGAGCTTGGAGATTGCAGCACGATCCACGTTTCGCTGATGCGGACCAGGCTTAGCCAAGGGGACCCTGCGTACATGCTGCATGCGAGCGATCGACGCCGGGAAAGCGAAGTCCCTTTGAGCGGATTTCTGTATGATGCCGGCTGGATCTATCGCTTCATGAACGAGTGGTTTGAGGCATGCGAGCTTGGGCGCAGACGTTATATGAATCGCATTGACCAGGCGGCATTGGATTCATGGCAGGCAGGACAGTTGTATCCTTTTCACGTGTATATGGTTCATGCCGTTCGTCATGCCATGGAACCGATTCGGACCTTGGATTCCTTTGAAGGCATCCGAAAAGACGGCCACTTTGAAGTCCGCGTGGGGGAATATCTGGATCATGATGTCACCGAATCCGTGTATCGTGTCAACCGAATCCAGAGGAGTTCCATCACATGTAAAGGCTGGTTGGAAAGCCGACTGCCGTCCGAATATATTTACGAGCATATTGCCGGAGTGGATCTCCAACACGGAAATTACGCGGAGCTGGATTTCAATTACGCCAGATTCGAGGAAGCGGATCTGAGCGGCAGTCATTTTGAAGGGGCAAGCCTGCTTGGCACACGTTTCGAACGATGTCGCTGCATGCAGGCCGATTATGGGCAAACGCTGCTGTTCGATGCGGATTTTCGGGAGTGTGACCTGACGGGTGCCAGATTCGATGGGGCACTGGGCGGTCGGGATTCTTTTGTGGAGACGCATGGGCTTGTTTATGGCATACATGGTGTTCTGTTTCAAGGTGCCAATCTGAGTCATGCAACATTCAGATATGCCAGAATCGCGGGTGATTTCGCAGGTGCAATACTGGAAGGAACGGATTTTACGGGAGCGGACCTATCCGGCAGCCGGATGCTGGCACAGGATCGATTTCGAGTTGGATTAACCCCCGAGCAGCGGGCTTCCGTAGAGTGGATTGAAGCTTAG
- a CDS encoding PAAR-like protein, which yields MGITDTILKKDTRNKLLASPWRSEDTYVTAGAYMHCTFGTHEEVLNKLEPNGIYINGSPMLTVDDCVPSTSEPGTIHGIPFAKMGQEIDGNFYSFGYCRSELHPMKLAEKITGPMSDPSYMIDPDPTEPTMGKPIYPCSPQLMPTASAAAPTQAPFTAKAALQQSALIALPMLDSLVDALTGAKAQWTNGSPNVSIQGVPALTSKSCLYCKCGGKIGLLTNGMDPAPPEFSVR from the coding sequence ATGGGGATTACAGATACCATTCTGAAAAAGGACACACGGAACAAATTGCTTGCTTCTCCTTGGAGAAGCGAGGATACCTACGTAACTGCGGGTGCCTATATGCATTGTACGTTCGGAACCCATGAAGAGGTACTTAACAAGCTGGAGCCGAATGGAATCTATATTAACGGGAGCCCGATGCTCACGGTGGATGATTGTGTGCCGTCGACCTCCGAACCCGGAACCATTCATGGCATTCCTTTTGCAAAAATGGGGCAGGAAATCGACGGAAACTTTTATTCATTCGGTTATTGCCGGAGTGAGCTGCATCCCATGAAGCTTGCTGAAAAGATAACAGGACCGATGTCGGATCCGTCTTATATGATTGATCCTGATCCAACAGAACCTACGATGGGAAAACCCATATATCCATGCTCGCCGCAACTGATGCCCACGGCATCGGCCGCGGCTCCGACACAGGCTCCGTTTACGGCGAAGGCAGCCTTGCAGCAAAGTGCCCTGATTGCACTTCCTATGCTTGATTCGCTGGTAGATGCATTAACCGGAGCGAAAGCTCAATGGACCAACGGCAGTCCCAATGTATCCATTCAAGGGGTACCTGCGCTCACGAGCAAGTCCTGCCTGTATTGCAAATGTGGCGGAAAGATCGGTTTGCTCACGAATGGCATGGACCCGGCTCCCCCTGAATTTTCGGTCAGGTAA
- a CDS encoding contractile injection system protein, VgrG/Pvc8 family has translation MEVIYQGDGYELSWPYKIKDLRSFRVERAFNAHAKCVFSVRMSEEEAEQCLLHSSFSDSLILQKMTDSRPESWFAGGITKVDIQMEDGIPLVEVHALSRSYVMDMTPKSRSYQNKRLTYTEAVRQLAGRYPGGDAQNMATSDQSSIGALLVQYEETDWQFLQRLAARVGTVILPDVTMDAPRVFFGVPDLSWGTEIVAIRYTTLKDRELYKQLKAHAEGDDANQLIESDFVSYRVTTEQFCQVGDDVSFKGQIWVVSESVISYLSGRLRYEYLLVKRQSLRRKSRRNEQLQGRSLEGRVIKRANNMVKVHLDIDDQHDDHANWWFPYSGEGNNIFHCLPEEGARIKVYFPSGTEKQAMAINSVRGSSEEMKGRTVFQKPETKVFEMPGEARMQLGDDGVLFKKGSVSLHLDAGNISLNATEDLLVVASSQIEVGSGSDKGMLESFRIQAEQQIVLQTNVDQYVVLNGNRVGIQSKKVDLQKVDVDFMELLTEEELEELYLDMLADGEIMKEELDLSLQLRTAVQLTDAQRADIRSKVAETAKNDPNLSDQAKTWMSSKSAEEQKNVYQQKYVNQPAAEPEKKSKEQKQAELEQQQQTYDQMDRDRTAIHNWQQQSKEMWAKETAAGKTEAEIQAMLPPPPVLSTKSSSSQGNAGGKPGLMERIMDSTGLGNVLNQMSPWLEQVELNDVIPQKPDYLSKQTQKTVYLSRYTFQVLIIDPQMLIAEFNVIFGVVAIIAAIPTGGSSLYLLAAADAALGAAMIVVNVKKLNDLKNGDAYTNPTFLGMDQQLLDNLGVALMLVNLAILAKHGLNKAADKLVNSKNMSALDETWTTWKQQTKDRLNKSVDDITDYVSDSIERMRNTRFGQEFAMDGPTGVYFTKPKKPIPPNSQQQRFWSEMEAGKDDLAKKLDEWTGNADLDKIRETAPDYYKELIDKYGDEGKYYARSPEEYESLAKDPAKNFKINEKTKIERLAGLELEARGDLPGPIVRDTNPAGAEFIDATGVLWDVKGWYSKFAPKGYTLEKAIADIEESLSKGENVIIDSSKMFPEHIDEVRKAVKELGLSDMLLWWP, from the coding sequence GTGGAGGTTATTTATCAGGGAGATGGATACGAGTTAAGCTGGCCGTATAAAATTAAGGACTTGCGAAGCTTTCGGGTTGAAAGAGCGTTTAACGCACATGCGAAGTGTGTGTTTTCCGTTCGCATGAGTGAAGAAGAGGCAGAGCAATGCCTGTTGCATAGCAGCTTTAGCGACAGTCTGATTTTGCAAAAAATGACGGATTCCAGGCCGGAGAGCTGGTTTGCCGGAGGAATTACGAAGGTAGACATCCAAATGGAGGACGGAATTCCGCTGGTGGAGGTCCATGCTCTCTCGCGGAGTTATGTGATGGATATGACACCGAAGAGCCGTTCCTACCAGAATAAACGCCTGACCTATACGGAGGCGGTTCGCCAATTGGCTGGAAGGTATCCCGGAGGGGACGCCCAGAACATGGCTACGAGCGATCAGTCATCGATCGGCGCCTTGCTGGTGCAATATGAAGAGACGGACTGGCAATTTCTCCAACGTCTTGCTGCGCGGGTAGGAACCGTGATTTTGCCGGATGTCACGATGGATGCGCCGAGGGTGTTTTTCGGTGTACCCGATTTGTCGTGGGGCACAGAGATTGTGGCCATAAGATATACGACTTTAAAAGACAGGGAGCTGTATAAGCAGCTGAAAGCCCATGCCGAAGGAGATGACGCCAATCAACTGATCGAGTCCGATTTTGTGAGCTATCGGGTCACGACGGAGCAATTCTGCCAAGTTGGAGATGATGTTTCTTTTAAAGGACAGATCTGGGTGGTGTCCGAGTCTGTGATCAGTTATCTATCCGGCAGGTTGAGATATGAGTATTTGCTGGTCAAACGGCAAAGCTTGCGACGTAAATCCAGGCGGAATGAACAGCTTCAGGGCAGGTCCCTGGAAGGGCGCGTCATCAAACGGGCAAACAACATGGTGAAGGTTCATCTGGATATCGACGATCAGCATGATGATCACGCCAATTGGTGGTTTCCCTATTCGGGCGAAGGCAACAATATCTTTCACTGTTTGCCGGAGGAAGGCGCACGAATCAAAGTGTACTTCCCGAGCGGAACGGAGAAGCAGGCGATGGCCATTAACTCCGTCCGGGGCAGCAGCGAAGAGATGAAAGGCCGAACGGTTTTTCAGAAGCCGGAGACCAAAGTGTTCGAAATGCCGGGAGAAGCCCGGATGCAGCTCGGCGACGACGGAGTCCTGTTCAAGAAGGGAAGCGTCAGCCTGCATTTGGATGCGGGAAACATTAGCCTGAACGCCACGGAAGATTTGCTGGTTGTGGCGAGTAGTCAGATTGAGGTCGGTTCGGGAAGCGACAAGGGTATGCTGGAGTCCTTCCGAATTCAGGCCGAGCAGCAGATTGTGCTGCAAACCAATGTGGACCAATACGTAGTTCTGAATGGAAACCGGGTAGGAATCCAGAGCAAAAAAGTGGATCTGCAAAAGGTCGACGTGGATTTCATGGAACTGCTGACCGAAGAAGAACTGGAAGAATTGTATTTGGACATGCTGGCCGATGGCGAGATCATGAAAGAGGAACTGGATTTGTCGCTGCAATTACGAACGGCGGTCCAGTTAACGGATGCACAACGTGCAGACATTCGCAGCAAGGTTGCCGAGACGGCCAAAAACGATCCCAATCTGTCGGATCAGGCGAAGACCTGGATGAGCAGCAAATCGGCGGAGGAGCAAAAAAACGTCTATCAACAGAAGTACGTAAACCAGCCAGCCGCCGAGCCCGAAAAGAAAAGCAAAGAACAAAAGCAAGCGGAGCTGGAACAGCAGCAGCAGACATACGATCAGATGGATCGCGACCGCACGGCTATTCACAACTGGCAGCAGCAATCCAAGGAGATGTGGGCGAAAGAAACGGCAGCAGGGAAAACGGAAGCCGAAATTCAGGCGATGCTGCCGCCGCCTCCGGTACTGAGTACGAAGTCTTCGTCTTCTCAAGGGAACGCCGGTGGCAAACCAGGACTGATGGAACGCATCATGGATTCCACGGGGCTAGGGAATGTATTGAATCAGATGAGTCCATGGCTGGAGCAGGTAGAGCTGAATGACGTGATTCCGCAAAAGCCGGATTATTTGAGCAAACAAACGCAAAAAACGGTATACTTATCCAGATACACATTTCAAGTATTGATCATTGACCCGCAAATGCTGATCGCCGAGTTTAACGTTATTTTTGGCGTGGTGGCCATTATTGCGGCCATTCCGACAGGCGGAAGCTCCTTGTATTTGTTGGCTGCCGCGGATGCGGCTCTAGGTGCGGCGATGATCGTCGTCAATGTCAAGAAACTGAATGACTTAAAGAACGGGGATGCGTATACGAACCCCACGTTCTTGGGTATGGACCAGCAGCTGCTGGACAACCTAGGCGTCGCCCTGATGCTTGTCAACCTCGCCATCTTGGCCAAACATGGCTTAAATAAGGCAGCGGACAAGCTCGTAAATAGCAAAAATATGTCCGCGCTGGACGAGACATGGACGACATGGAAGCAGCAGACTAAAGATCGTCTGAACAAAAGCGTAGACGATATCACGGATTATGTATCTGATTCGATAGAGCGGATGCGAAATACTCGTTTTGGCCAAGAATTTGCAATGGATGGACCAACTGGTGTCTATTTCACGAAGCCGAAAAAGCCAATTCCGCCCAATAGCCAGCAGCAGCGCTTTTGGAGTGAAATGGAAGCAGGCAAGGATGATTTAGCGAAGAAGTTGGATGAGTGGACGGGAAATGCTGACTTAGACAAAATTAGAGAAACTGCTCCAGATTACTATAAAGAATTGATAGACAAGTATGGGGATGAGGGAAAATACTACGCTAGATCTCCAGAAGAGTATGAGAGTTTGGCAAAAGATCCAGCAAAAAACTTTAAAATAAACGAAAAGACAAAAATTGAAAGACTAGCAGGCTTGGAGTTAGAGGCGAGAGGGGACCTACCTGGTCCTATAGTTAGAGATACCAATCCAGCAGGTGCAGAATTTATTGACGCAACAGGTGTATTGTGGGACGTTAAAGGATGGTATTCAAAATTTGCGCCAAAGGGTTATACACTGGAAAAGGCAATTGCTGATATAGAAGAATCACTTTCAAAAGGGGAGAATGTTATCATCGATTCATCAAAAATGTTCCCAGAACATATAGACGAAGTACGCAAAGCGGTAAAAGAATTAGGTTTAAGTGATATGTTGCTGTGGTGGCCATAA
- a CDS encoding pentapeptide repeat-containing protein gives MDDNMFIKHHKWAESDGNIGEKIEIVKEELQQLNLTGMNLSCSEIVESNMSSSFFANNDMSDCYFLSTSFERTIFSECILSKTVFDYTSLKHSNILNCVGIKASFDDADLSFANISGSDLRRASFRRANLSCSKFSNVDLTNAIFDGALLYETSFEEINGIDEVSAKHIFVGTEEEPIRLDGDDIKKWLMEQMSG, from the coding sequence ATGGATGATAATATGTTTATAAAACATCATAAATGGGCAGAATCGGATGGTAATATTGGAGAAAAAATAGAAATTGTAAAAGAAGAATTACAACAACTGAATCTTACAGGGATGAATCTGAGTTGTTCAGAGATTGTAGAGTCAAATATGAGTAGTTCGTTTTTTGCTAATAATGATATGAGTGATTGCTATTTTTTAAGTACATCATTTGAAAGAACGATTTTCTCGGAATGCATACTGAGTAAAACGGTATTTGACTACACTTCCTTAAAACATTCAAATATATTAAATTGTGTAGGGATAAAAGCGTCTTTTGATGATGCAGACCTCAGCTTCGCTAATATATCTGGATCTGACTTGAGGCGAGCATCATTTCGAAGAGCAAATTTAAGCTGCTCAAAGTTTTCTAATGTTGATTTAACAAATGCTATATTTGATGGGGCACTTCTCTATGAAACTAGTTTTGAAGAAATAAACGGGATTGATGAAGTGTCTGCCAAACATATTTTTGTTGGAACTGAAGAGGAACCAATAAGGCTGGACGGTGATGATATTAAAAAGTGGTTAATGGAGCAGATGAGTGGATAA
- a CDS encoding transposase: MGSLSTKIHAIVDALGNPLHFELTGGEAHDSVQRYKLLQAIEPTMKQVLADRVYDTNAIRALLNEEQAIPVIPTPRNTTR, from the coding sequence GTGGGTAGTTTAAGCACCAAAATTCATGCCATCGTCGATGCGCTCGGAAATCCACTTCATTTCGAATTAACGGGTGGTGAAGCTCATGACTCGGTTCAGCGCTACAAACTTCTGCAAGCCATCGAACCGACGATGAAACAAGTATTAGCTGATCGAGTCTATGATACGAATGCGATCAGGGCGCTTCTGAACGAGGAACAAGCGATCCCGGTGATTCCAACGCCGAGAAATACAACCCGTTGA
- a CDS encoding nucleic acid/nucleotide deaminase domain-containing protein, which translates to MVDLWLDTIVINLFLLFSFLSMSRNDLKNGDAYTNPTFLGMDQQLLDNLGVALMLVNLAILAKHGLNKAADKLVNSKNMSALDETWTTWKQQTKDRLNKSVDDITDYVSDSIERMRNTRFGQEFAMDGPNGVYFTKPKKPIPPNSQQQRFWSEMEAGKDDLAKKLDEGTGNTEFGLSRSKVVGYGESDLSRMVIDYRMKNGVQGTRNIAILEYEDNGILKYEIAESNRELGVHSEEILHQRVTEMGIDSSKIKRIYTERQPCNLEPYHHCDNLIYKNYPNAEVTHSFEYGDYDSRKRGNDEMKKAIKALFK; encoded by the coding sequence ATGGTTGATTTATGGTTAGATACCATCGTAATTAACCTGTTTTTGTTATTTTCGTTTTTGTCAATGTCAAGAAACGATTTGAAGAACGGGGATGCGTATACGAACCCCACGTTCTTGGGTATGGACCAGCAGCTGCTGGACAACCTAGGCGTCGCCCTGATGCTTGTCAATCTCGCCATCTTGGCCAAACACGGACTCAATAAAGCGGCAGACAAGCTCGTGAATAGCAAAAATATGTCCGCACTGGACGAGACATGGACGACATGGAAGCAGCAGACTAAAGATCGTCTGAACAAAAGCGTAGACGATATCACGGATTATGTATCTGATTCGATAGAGCGGATGCGAAATACTCGTTTTGGCCAAGAATTTGCAATGGATGGACCAAACGGTGTCTATTTCACGAAGCCGAAAAAGCCAATTCCGCCAAATAGCCAGCAACAGCGTTTTTGGAGTGAAATGGAAGCAGGCAAGGATGATTTAGCGAAGAAGTTGGATGAGGGGACGGGTAATACTGAATTTGGTTTAAGCCGTTCAAAAGTTGTTGGCTATGGTGAATCAGATTTAAGTAGAATGGTAATTGATTATAGAATGAAAAATGGTGTTCAGGGGACAAGGAATATTGCGATCTTAGAATACGAGGATAACGGAATACTCAAGTATGAGATTGCTGAAAGTAATAGGGAACTAGGAGTACACTCAGAAGAAATACTTCATCAGAGAGTGACTGAAATGGGAATTGATTCTTCTAAGATAAAAAGGATATATACCGAAAGGCAACCATGTAATCTTGAGCCATATCATCACTGTGATAATTTGATTTATAAAAATTATCCGAATGCAGAAGTAACTCATAGTTTTGAATACGGAGACTATGATTCGAGAAAACGTGGTAATGACGAAATGAAGAAGGCTATTAAGGCGTTATTTAAGTAA
- a CDS encoding SUKH-4 family immunity protein, producing the protein MIELSKDFWNCDFFRYSIDELGIYGFSEETMEFLLNYGLPKNHTIFEMKGIKFFDSINFERITFNGEEFINIGQSRGAFISIKKTTQEVFALLESREDRIFINSSIKLFLLFHQLFYTELRKVDDIDDDEQCEKFGKMMREEFEKIDSTAMLDKESTWPRLVEEYENCSI; encoded by the coding sequence ATGATTGAACTATCAAAGGATTTTTGGAACTGTGATTTTTTTAGGTACAGTATAGATGAGTTGGGGATATACGGTTTTTCAGAGGAAACAATGGAGTTTTTATTGAATTATGGCTTACCTAAAAATCATACAATCTTTGAAATGAAAGGTATCAAGTTCTTTGATTCAATTAATTTTGAAAGAATCACCTTTAACGGAGAAGAGTTCATTAACATAGGACAAAGTCGGGGGGCTTTCATTTCAATTAAGAAAACTACTCAAGAAGTATTTGCACTTCTGGAAAGTCGAGAGGATAGGATATTCATTAATTCAAGTATAAAATTGTTTTTGTTATTCCATCAGCTATTTTATACTGAGCTTAGAAAAGTTGATGACATAGACGATGATGAGCAGTGTGAAAAATTTGGGAAAATGATGCGAGAGGAATTTGAAAAAATCGACTCTACAGCAATGTTGGACAAAGAGAGTACATGGCCAAGACTTGTAGAGGAGTATGAAAACTGCTCTATCTAA
- a CDS encoding Imm3 family immunity protein produces MAWNYQELIESFIEECEEYKNIYHLSHYEAVSQAFDENYSEKYSDDMEKAVLWVIVAELRLQQPRIYKNAKENYIFKLKSINFQVVKEYIEKKQLTKEEFEDLYLRRNRVLVEIEKMPTDLCPKARWFYEEITDEVNDLFAKSVNIEETTDHVIAYFKSEFRNKACAKKIVFVSIAENLMRRNYKVPDYVINEITDNYIDNSQFELSQEESLDLLNRIDKILELLEFK; encoded by the coding sequence ATGGCATGGAACTATCAAGAATTAATAGAGTCATTTATTGAAGAGTGCGAAGAATATAAAAATATTTATCATTTGAGTCACTATGAGGCCGTATCTCAGGCGTTTGATGAGAATTATAGCGAAAAATATTCTGATGATATGGAAAAGGCAGTTCTTTGGGTTATTGTAGCTGAACTAAGGTTACAACAGCCTCGAATATATAAGAATGCTAAGGAAAATTACATTTTTAAACTTAAGTCAATAAATTTTCAAGTGGTAAAAGAATATATAGAAAAAAAGCAATTAACAAAAGAAGAATTTGAGGATCTTTATTTAAGAAGAAACAGAGTACTTGTGGAAATTGAAAAAATGCCAACGGATCTTTGCCCGAAAGCAAGATGGTTTTATGAAGAAATCACAGATGAAGTGAATGATTTATTTGCGAAGTCTGTAAATATTGAGGAAACTACCGATCATGTAATCGCCTATTTTAAGAGTGAATTTCGAAATAAAGCATGTGCCAAAAAAATTGTTTTTGTATCAATAGCTGAAAATTTAATGCGACGCAATTATAAAGTACCTGACTATGTCATAAACGAGATTACAGATAATTACATCGATAATTCCCAATTTGAACTTTCCCAAGAGGAAAGTCTAGATTTATTAAATAGAATCGATAAGATTCTTGAATTACTTGAATTTAAATAA
- a CDS encoding DUF2004 domain-containing protein encodes MKIYDVVFGELDYDYIWSKDTTMNYFGVKTPISLIIEGDEDGVFDDDQYSAYQSLMENWEEIQQNLLQPILNYYLQKRHELGYDIAFNESYPFVDTTEQLKKMMTLDSIVVSYGDLNKERDIGFLFSCTWDSENGLGIRLLDEKVVDVGYQDVAI; translated from the coding sequence ATGAAAATTTATGATGTGGTGTTTGGCGAACTCGACTATGATTATATTTGGTCCAAGGATACGACTATGAATTATTTTGGAGTTAAGACACCAATATCCCTTATTATTGAAGGAGATGAGGACGGGGTATTCGATGATGATCAATATTCGGCTTACCAAAGTTTAATGGAAAATTGGGAGGAAATACAACAGAATTTACTGCAACCTATTTTAAACTATTATCTACAAAAACGTCATGAGTTAGGCTATGACATAGCTTTTAATGAAAGTTATCCTTTCGTGGATACAACTGAGCAATTAAAAAAAATGATGACCTTAGATAGTATTGTTGTTTCGTATGGAGATCTTAATAAAGAACGGGATATTGGATTTCTTTTTAGTTGTACGTGGGATTCAGAAAATGGCTTAGGCATTCGTTTATTAGATGAAAAAGTAGTTGATGTAGGATACCAAGATGTTGCGATATGA
- a CDS encoding molecular chaperone HscC has product MTIIGIDLGTTNSLVSVFLNNECVIIPNALGNRLTPSVVGVMDDGAVIIGEAAKERLISHPNLTEAVFKRHMGSKKQYKLGEKLFSPTDLSALLLKALKADAEAFLGITITEAVISVPAYFNDHQRRATKEAGLLAGLKVERLINEPTAAALAYGIHQANEEKQLLIFDLGGGTFDVSLLEMSDNVMEIRAIAGDNFLGGEDFDEAILHYFLEQHSLKLEVVKGKWYSMLKKQAESCKVMLTTEDQAEMSFVYNGHTYKTMFTSTDFETISTELLTRLKVPLKKALNDSGIQPKELDHVVLVGGSTQMPIIRSFVARLFGQLPLSHINPDEVVGIGAGIYAAMKERNEYLRESVLTDVCPYTLGIGVVNDVYAPIIERNSVIPCSRVQRFINAKDYQDVIEVDIYQGESRDVKENLKLGSVLVPIPRVKSGEAVIDVRFTYDINGLLEVDIYSHSTGETKSLVIQNNEIHLSEAEITIRLQELAMLKIHPRDDARNQLLLARAGRLYEEALSESREHISQEMERFERALDTQDPEKIRKASVKLSQFIDQLEAQGLW; this is encoded by the coding sequence ATGACAATTATTGGGATCGACTTGGGGACGACCAACAGTTTGGTGAGTGTTTTCTTGAACAATGAATGCGTGATTATTCCGAATGCACTCGGAAACCGATTAACTCCTTCAGTTGTAGGCGTTATGGATGATGGAGCAGTCATTATTGGAGAAGCAGCGAAGGAACGATTAATCTCTCATCCCAACTTAACGGAAGCGGTATTTAAGCGTCACATGGGATCAAAAAAACAGTACAAACTTGGCGAAAAGTTATTTTCCCCTACGGATCTTTCAGCTCTGTTACTCAAAGCACTTAAAGCGGATGCTGAGGCTTTTTTGGGTATAACGATCACAGAAGCCGTGATTAGCGTGCCTGCGTATTTTAATGATCATCAAAGGCGTGCTACGAAGGAGGCCGGCTTGCTGGCAGGGCTCAAGGTGGAACGGTTAATTAATGAACCAACAGCGGCAGCATTGGCGTATGGTATTCATCAGGCTAATGAAGAAAAACAATTGCTCATATTTGATTTGGGCGGAGGAACATTTGACGTATCCTTACTGGAAATGTCCGATAATGTAATGGAAATTCGAGCGATAGCAGGAGATAATTTTCTCGGTGGAGAGGATTTTGATGAAGCCATTTTGCATTATTTTCTGGAACAGCATTCATTGAAATTGGAAGTTGTAAAAGGAAAATGGTATTCCATGCTGAAAAAGCAGGCGGAGTCATGCAAAGTGATGCTAACAACAGAAGATCAAGCGGAAATGAGCTTTGTCTATAATGGACATACATACAAGACGATGTTTACTTCAACGGATTTCGAGACCATTTCTACAGAATTATTAACAAGGCTGAAAGTCCCTCTCAAAAAAGCATTGAATGACTCAGGCATACAACCTAAAGAACTGGATCATGTTGTTTTGGTTGGCGGATCTACTCAGATGCCAATCATTCGTTCGTTTGTGGCTCGGTTATTTGGACAGTTACCGCTTTCACATATTAACCCGGACGAAGTCGTTGGAATAGGCGCGGGTATATATGCGGCGATGAAGGAACGAAATGAGTATTTGCGGGAGTCCGTGTTGACAGATGTATGTCCATATACATTAGGGATTGGGGTTGTAAATGATGTATACGCTCCGATTATCGAGAGAAATTCGGTTATTCCGTGCAGCAGGGTTCAACGGTTTATTAACGCCAAAGACTATCAAGATGTCATAGAGGTAGATATCTATCAAGGAGAAAGCAGAGACGTCAAAGAAAATCTCAAACTGGGCTCTGTACTCGTTCCGATTCCACGCGTGAAAAGTGGCGAAGCGGTTATTGACGTGAGATTTACCTACGATATTAATGGTTTGTTGGAAGTAGACATCTATTCGCATTCCACAGGTGAAACAAAGTCGCTTGTGATACAAAATAATGAAATTCATTTGTCTGAGGCAGAGATTACTATTCGGTTACAAGAACTGGCTATGCTTAAGATTCATCCTCGGGATGATGCTCGTAACCAATTATTGTTGGCACGGGCAGGTCGATTATATGAAGAAGCGTTGTCAGAAAGCCGTGAACACATCTCTCAAGAGATGGAGCGATTTGAACGTGCACTTGACACCCAGGACCCTGAAAAGATTAGAAAAGCGAGTGTGAAATTGAGTCAATTCATAGATCAACTGGAGGCTCAGGGACTGTGGTAA